A genomic window from Litoreibacter janthinus includes:
- a CDS encoding SDR family NAD(P)-dependent oxidoreductase — translation MTRKSILITGCSSGIGYDAAHALHKRGWQVFATCRKQDDCDRLVDEGLESFVLDQSDAASMKTALEEVLSRTGGTLDALFNNAAFGIPGALEDLPTDALRSIFETNLFGYHELTRQVIPIMRAQGHGRILNCSSVLGFVTMKWRGAYNSTKFAMEGLTDTLRIEMRGTGIDVILIQPGPITSRIRQNSVPHFEKWVDWKTSARKSQYEDNLLKRLYEERGPDTFELPASAVSDKVWRALTDATPKARYKITTPTYLMAVLKRLLPTRLLDWLIDRM, via the coding sequence ATGACACGTAAATCAATTCTGATCACAGGCTGCTCCTCGGGCATCGGCTATGACGCAGCACACGCGCTGCACAAAAGAGGTTGGCAGGTTTTTGCGACCTGCCGCAAGCAAGACGACTGCGATCGCTTGGTTGACGAAGGGTTGGAAAGCTTCGTTCTCGATCAAAGTGATGCAGCGTCTATGAAAACGGCCCTCGAAGAAGTGCTGAGCCGCACCGGTGGTACACTCGACGCATTGTTCAATAATGCCGCTTTCGGCATTCCGGGCGCGTTAGAAGATCTGCCTACAGATGCACTGCGCTCGATCTTCGAGACCAACCTCTTTGGTTACCACGAACTCACCCGCCAAGTTATTCCGATCATGCGGGCACAAGGTCACGGGCGCATACTGAATTGCTCCTCCGTGTTGGGGTTCGTCACGATGAAGTGGCGCGGGGCGTATAACAGCACAAAATTCGCGATGGAGGGACTTACGGACACCTTGCGCATTGAAATGCGCGGCACCGGAATCGACGTTATCTTGATCCAGCCCGGGCCCATCACATCGAGAATTCGCCAAAACTCGGTCCCCCACTTTGAGAAGTGGGTCGATTGGAAGACCTCGGCCCGGAAATCCCAGTACGAAGACAACCTGCTGAAGCGCCTGTATGAAGAACGCGGGCCTGACACCTTCGAATTGCCCGCCTCAGCCGTGAGCGATAAGGTATGGCGGGCCTTAACAGACGCGACCCCGAAGGCCCGGTACAAGATAACCACACCGACATATTTGATGGCCGTCTTAAAGCGCTTGCTGCCAACCCGATTGCTCGACTGGCTAATTGACCGCATGTAA
- a CDS encoding GTP-binding protein — MAKEKFARNKPHVNIGTIGHVDHGKTTLTAA; from the coding sequence ATGGCTAAGGAAAAATTTGCACGTAACAAACCGCACGTAAACATCGGCACGATTGGTCACGTTGACCACGGCAAGACGACGTTGACGGCAGCGAT
- a CDS encoding SH3 domain-containing protein, producing MFKWVVGLCATMYIVLMTAGEPSPNEVAAREVNASQHVTRNETTQLETPVVVIAAPAEAAESMPIPAVATISDIIESPVLVSATTEATTPVVSEPIATEVISAIAPEAAADIRRVTGKRVNLRAGPSTTTEIIGRAVRNDSAEVMELLPSGWAKVYILETGLEAYISSQFLSSAG from the coding sequence ATGTTTAAATGGGTCGTGGGCCTGTGCGCCACAATGTATATCGTTTTGATGACTGCCGGAGAGCCGTCACCAAATGAAGTGGCAGCGCGAGAAGTCAACGCGAGTCAACACGTTACCAGAAATGAGACGACGCAGCTGGAAACTCCAGTGGTAGTTATAGCTGCTCCGGCCGAAGCCGCAGAATCAATGCCGATTCCCGCCGTTGCGACAATCTCTGACATCATCGAATCCCCTGTTCTTGTTTCTGCAACAACAGAGGCAACCACACCCGTCGTTTCCGAGCCCATCGCAACCGAAGTCATTTCCGCGATCGCGCCTGAGGCTGCCGCGGACATTCGCCGTGTGACAGGCAAAAGGGTCAACCTTCGCGCCGGCCCTTCTACGACCACCGAAATCATTGGGCGCGCAGTGCGGAACGACAGTGCCGAAGTGATGGAACTCCTCCCGTCTGGCTGGGCTAAGGTCTACATTCTGGAAACAGGCCTTGAAGCCTATATTTCCAGCCAGTTTCTATCAAGCGCGGGCTAG
- a CDS encoding DUF5661 family protein, which yields MPEYVFISDQQVSTDCEAIGLSDWSNRKDSRVEEREAEIIRQIIGDEALEIPLSEFRAGLEIELEHGTKFPTANVSGNHPVATGRIVLAHLKESLDYYLRLVCMELEMELTNALADGESERALVKRRDLAAARAVLEKKVLETLSGAS from the coding sequence ATGCCCGAATATGTTTTTATTTCAGATCAACAAGTGAGCACAGATTGTGAGGCCATCGGACTTTCTGACTGGAGTAACAGAAAGGATAGTCGGGTCGAAGAACGAGAGGCGGAAATCATCCGGCAAATTATCGGTGACGAAGCCCTTGAGATTCCATTGTCTGAATTCAGAGCGGGCTTGGAGATCGAGCTTGAGCATGGGACAAAGTTTCCAACGGCCAATGTAAGTGGCAACCATCCCGTTGCGACTGGGCGCATCGTGCTTGCTCACCTGAAGGAGAGTCTCGACTACTATCTTCGACTTGTATGCATGGAACTTGAAATGGAACTAACTAACGCGCTTGCAGACGGAGAATCAGAGCGCGCTTTAGTTAAACGAAGGGATTTGGCCGCCGCTCGTGCAGTTCTTGAGAAGAAGGTTCTTGAAACGCTTTCCGGCGCTTCTTGA
- a CDS encoding cytochrome P450, translating to MKDFVTAYPPRVKLVSEKWGILQSLRAAQRNLIEIIPEIALHQPIVTGKMGKPWHMVMDPDAIRRILRDRLEDYPKSDVTKNILRPAIGDSLFVAEGAHWRWQRRAAAPVFSHRNVANLAPIMSAAAERSCARIEAQVGRAADLYSEMVTSTFEVISDVTFSDDEGFDRDAIHKAINGYIDSTAKVSLFDVLGFPTWIPRPGRVLSSGGTKAMKSMADDVITNRKAKKEGDVLDLLDLLMAGEDPETKRKMNTSELRDNLLTFIVAGHETTALTLAWALYLCAFDQDVQDRARDEAQSALHGRTATEADLASLPYIRQIIDETLRLYPPAAFLSRTAQVQDELCGRPIAPGDTVMLPVYALHRSRLLWDDPDAFDPDRFAKGKNIDRFAYLPFGDGPRICIGMSFAIQEAVIILATILSRFKFTRVEGKDPYPVLILTLRPEGGVWLNVESA from the coding sequence ATGAAAGACTTCGTAACCGCCTACCCTCCGCGCGTGAAGCTCGTCTCCGAAAAATGGGGCATCCTGCAATCCTTGCGGGCCGCGCAGCGTAATCTGATCGAGATCATCCCAGAGATCGCGCTTCACCAACCCATCGTCACCGGAAAGATGGGCAAGCCGTGGCATATGGTGATGGATCCCGACGCGATCCGGCGTATTCTGCGCGACAGGCTGGAGGATTATCCAAAGTCCGACGTCACAAAGAACATCCTTAGGCCTGCTATTGGCGACAGCCTCTTTGTCGCTGAAGGCGCTCATTGGCGTTGGCAGCGCCGCGCCGCAGCCCCTGTGTTTTCACACCGCAATGTAGCCAATCTAGCCCCTATTATGAGTGCTGCCGCAGAACGGTCCTGCGCGAGGATCGAGGCACAGGTGGGGCGCGCCGCGGACTTGTATTCCGAAATGGTCACGTCGACGTTTGAAGTGATCTCGGACGTAACATTTTCGGATGACGAAGGCTTCGACCGCGATGCCATCCACAAGGCGATTAATGGCTATATCGACAGCACCGCCAAAGTATCTCTGTTCGACGTCTTGGGGTTCCCCACCTGGATACCACGGCCTGGCAGAGTTCTGTCATCTGGCGGCACCAAGGCCATGAAATCTATGGCAGACGACGTGATCACAAACCGCAAAGCCAAGAAGGAAGGCGACGTCCTTGATCTTCTGGATCTGCTGATGGCAGGCGAAGACCCAGAGACCAAGCGCAAGATGAACACCTCCGAGCTTCGCGACAACCTTCTGACCTTCATCGTGGCGGGACATGAGACAACCGCACTGACGCTGGCATGGGCGCTCTACCTCTGCGCCTTTGATCAGGACGTCCAAGACCGTGCGCGAGACGAGGCGCAGTCGGCTTTGCACGGCAGAACCGCCACGGAAGCCGATCTCGCAAGTTTGCCCTATATTCGCCAGATCATCGACGAAACGCTGCGCCTCTATCCACCCGCGGCCTTTCTATCGCGCACCGCACAAGTGCAGGATGAGCTATGTGGACGCCCTATCGCACCAGGTGACACGGTGATGCTTCCGGTCTATGCGTTGCACCGATCGCGCCTTCTATGGGACGATCCCGACGCGTTCGATCCAGATCGGTTCGCAAAAGGCAAAAATATTGACCGCTTCGCCTATCTGCCCTTCGGCGATGGTCCGCGAATCTGCATTGGCATGAGCTTTGCGATCCAAGAAGCCGTAATCATTCTCGCGACCATCCTGTCGCGGTTCAAGTTCACACGCGTAGAGGGCAAAGACCCCTACCCCGTTCTGATCCTGACCCTGCGGCCCGAGGGCGGCGTTTGGCTGAATGTGGAAAGTGCGTGA
- a CDS encoding twin transmembrane helix small protein, whose amino-acid sequence MADDPLFIVVAVACIAVLIILLIGIGGFAKGGDFNRKHANRIMRYRIGAQFIAVILILIFVFFRRMGGA is encoded by the coding sequence ATGGCCGACGATCCACTTTTCATTGTTGTCGCTGTCGCATGCATCGCGGTGCTGATCATCCTGCTTATTGGCATCGGTGGCTTCGCGAAGGGCGGCGACTTCAATCGCAAGCATGCCAACCGCATCATGCGCTATAGGATAGGGGCCCAATTCATCGCCGTAATCCTTATTCTCATTTTTGTGTTTTTCCGGCGCATGGGAGGCGCGTAA
- a CDS encoding cob(I)yrinic acid a,c-diamide adenosyltransferase encodes MVVLNKIYTKTGDSGETALGNGSRVAKHSTRVNAYGTVDEANATVGLARQHADSSMDSQLAMIQNDLFDLGADLCRPDMENDATAEYPPLRMAAAQVARLESEIDAMNAALEPLRSFILPGGSALAAQLHLCRTVSRRAERLTVELATMESVNPDAVKYLNRLSDWFFVASRIANNDGKDDVLWVPGANR; translated from the coding sequence ATGGTCGTTCTGAACAAAATCTACACCAAAACCGGCGATTCAGGCGAAACCGCACTCGGCAACGGATCGCGTGTGGCCAAGCATTCGACGCGCGTCAACGCTTACGGCACTGTCGACGAGGCAAACGCAACGGTCGGTCTGGCGCGCCAGCATGCCGACAGCAGTATGGATAGCCAACTGGCGATGATCCAGAATGACCTATTTGACCTAGGCGCGGATTTATGTCGCCCTGACATGGAAAACGACGCTACCGCAGAATACCCGCCCCTTCGGATGGCAGCAGCGCAAGTTGCGCGGCTTGAATCCGAAATCGATGCGATGAATGCCGCACTGGAACCCCTCCGCTCGTTCATTCTTCCTGGTGGGTCAGCCCTCGCGGCGCAACTACACCTGTGCCGGACGGTTTCGCGCCGGGCCGAGCGTTTGACGGTGGAGCTGGCGACAATGGAATCAGTGAACCCCGACGCGGTCAAATATTTGAACCGCTTGTCAGACTGGTTTTTTGTTGCGTCCCGTATCGCGAATAATGACGGCAAAGACGATGTGCTCTGGGTCCCAGGGGCAAACCGCTAG
- a CDS encoding DNA topoisomerase IV subunit A gives MSDNADTPQMEPAELLEPLRRAIGERYLTYALSTIMHRALPDARDGLKPVHRRILFAMRELKLASNGGFRKSAKISGDVMGNYHPHGDAAIYDAMARLAQEFNVRYPLVDGQGNFGNIDGDNPAAARYTEARMTAAAEALLEGLNENAVDYRPNYDGTLEEPSVLPATFPNLLANGSSGIAVGMATNIPPHNIDELINACIHLIKAPNARDETLLEHVPGPDFPTGGTIVEPRENILEAYRTGRGSFRLRSKWEVEDLGRGLWQIVITEIPYQVQKSKLIEKIAEVIQTKKVPILADIRDESAEDIRVVLEPRSKNVDPEVLMGMMFRNSDLEVRFSLNMNVLIDGRTPKVCSLKEVLRAFLDHRREVLQRRSQHRLEKIDHRLEVLEGFILAFLNLDRVIDIIRYDDDPKSGLMFEDWGKDHPRAMDEKDYVGPSKREGEPSLTEVQADAILNMRLRSLRRLEEMELKRERDALMIERAALEDLLDSEDLQWKRITEQLRDVRKQFGKDSEGGARRTQFAEATEVAEVPLEAMIDREPVTIVCSKMGWVRAMTGHIDLTRELKFKDGDEGRFVFHAETTDKLLVFGSNGRFYTVLAANLPGGRGMGEPLRLMVDLPNEAEIVDMFIHTPGRKLLVASSEGNGFVVPEDDVVAQTRSGKQVLNVKDDVRAVVCKPATGDHVAIVSENGKFLVFPSSELPEMGRGKGVRLQKYNMARGKQGSLELDGGLSDLTTFVWDEGLTWGMGGGKTRHEPDMSEWLGKRAGVGKRPPYGFPKTYKFG, from the coding sequence ATGTCAGATAACGCCGACACCCCCCAGATGGAGCCCGCAGAGCTGCTCGAACCGCTGCGCCGCGCAATCGGCGAGCGCTATCTGACCTATGCGCTGTCGACGATTATGCACCGCGCGCTGCCGGATGCGCGCGATGGTCTGAAGCCGGTTCACCGCCGAATCCTGTTTGCAATGCGCGAACTGAAGCTGGCTTCGAATGGCGGCTTCCGTAAATCAGCGAAAATCTCGGGCGACGTGATGGGCAATTATCACCCGCATGGCGACGCGGCGATTTACGATGCCATGGCGCGTTTGGCGCAGGAATTTAACGTCCGGTATCCGCTCGTCGATGGGCAAGGAAACTTCGGCAACATCGACGGTGATAACCCCGCAGCAGCCCGGTATACCGAGGCGCGCATGACCGCCGCAGCAGAGGCGCTGCTGGAAGGTCTCAACGAGAACGCGGTTGATTATCGGCCTAACTATGACGGCACGTTGGAAGAGCCTTCGGTGCTGCCTGCAACGTTCCCGAACCTTCTTGCTAATGGCTCTAGCGGGATCGCAGTTGGGATGGCAACAAACATCCCACCTCACAATATCGACGAGTTGATCAACGCCTGTATTCACCTGATCAAAGCTCCGAATGCCCGCGACGAGACACTGCTGGAACATGTGCCCGGCCCAGATTTCCCGACTGGCGGCACCATCGTTGAGCCCCGCGAGAACATTCTTGAGGCCTACCGCACGGGGCGCGGCTCGTTCCGACTGCGCTCCAAGTGGGAAGTTGAAGACCTCGGGCGCGGCCTTTGGCAGATCGTGATCACCGAGATCCCGTATCAGGTTCAAAAGTCTAAGCTGATCGAGAAGATTGCCGAAGTGATCCAAACCAAGAAGGTTCCGATCCTCGCCGACATTCGAGATGAAAGTGCCGAGGACATCCGTGTCGTGCTGGAGCCGCGGTCAAAGAATGTCGATCCAGAGGTTCTGATGGGGATGATGTTCCGCAATTCTGATTTGGAAGTGCGGTTCTCGCTCAACATGAACGTATTGATTGACGGGCGTACACCCAAGGTTTGTTCGCTCAAAGAGGTCCTGCGCGCGTTCCTTGACCACCGCCGCGAGGTGTTGCAACGCCGCTCGCAGCACCGACTGGAGAAGATTGACCACCGATTGGAGGTCTTGGAAGGGTTCATTCTCGCGTTCCTGAACCTCGACCGTGTGATCGACATTATCCGCTATGACGACGATCCCAAATCAGGCCTCATGTTTGAAGACTGGGGCAAAGATCACCCGCGTGCGATGGACGAAAAAGACTATGTCGGCCCGTCCAAGCGCGAAGGTGAGCCGTCCCTGACAGAGGTCCAAGCCGACGCTATTCTCAATATGCGTCTGCGTAGCTTGCGCCGTCTCGAAGAGATGGAACTGAAGCGCGAACGGGACGCGCTGATGATCGAACGTGCAGCGCTTGAAGACCTGCTCGACAGCGAAGACCTGCAGTGGAAGAGAATCACGGAACAATTGCGCGACGTGCGCAAGCAGTTCGGCAAGGACAGCGAAGGCGGAGCGCGGCGCACCCAGTTCGCAGAAGCGACCGAGGTCGCGGAGGTCCCCTTGGAGGCGATGATCGATCGCGAGCCGGTGACGATCGTCTGCTCCAAAATGGGCTGGGTCCGCGCCATGACCGGCCATATCGACCTCACCCGCGAACTGAAATTTAAGGATGGGGATGAAGGCCGCTTTGTCTTCCACGCCGAGACCACGGACAAGCTTCTGGTCTTTGGGTCGAACGGGCGCTTCTATACCGTTCTGGCCGCGAACCTTCCAGGTGGCCGTGGCATGGGCGAGCCATTGCGGCTGATGGTCGATTTGCCGAACGAGGCGGAGATCGTGGATATGTTCATCCATACTCCGGGTCGCAAGCTTCTGGTCGCCTCATCCGAAGGCAATGGCTTTGTCGTGCCCGAAGATGATGTGGTCGCCCAAACCCGATCCGGCAAGCAGGTGTTGAACGTGAAGGACGACGTGCGCGCGGTGGTTTGTAAGCCCGCAACGGGCGATCACGTTGCCATAGTCAGCGAGAATGGCAAGTTCTTGGTCTTCCCGTCTTCCGAGCTTCCTGAAATGGGGCGCGGCAAAGGCGTACGGCTTCAAAAGTACAACATGGCCCGCGGCAAGCAGGGCTCGCTTGAGTTGGATGGCGGGTTGTCGGATTTGACGACTTTCGTCTGGGACGAAGGCCTGACATGGGGCATGGGCGGCGGCAAAACCCGTCACGAACCAGACATGTCCGAATGGTTGGGCAAACGCGCTGGTGTAGGTAAACGTCCGCCTTACGGTTTCCCGAAGACCTATAAGTTCGGTTGA